The Actinomycetota bacterium genome contains a region encoding:
- a CDS encoding TrkA family potassium uptake protein, which translates to MRVAIAGAGKVGRSIARELIASGHHVLLIDRDADLARQGVVEGAEILLADACEISTLDEAMLSQCQVVVAATGDDKVNLVVSLLAKTEYGVPRVVARVNHPKNEWMFDQSWGVDVAVSTPRMLSALVEEAVSIGDLVRLFSFRQGEANLVEITLSVDSPVAGQRVGDQPWPPDTALVAIVRGQRVISPSADDPLDPGDELLFVASPDQEPALQKLLGHL; encoded by the coding sequence ATGCGTGTCGCCATAGCAGGAGCCGGAAAAGTTGGTCGTTCGATCGCACGTGAACTCATCGCCAGCGGTCATCATGTGCTGTTGATCGATCGCGACGCGGACCTTGCGCGCCAGGGGGTGGTTGAAGGAGCCGAGATTCTGCTCGCAGACGCCTGTGAGATCTCCACTCTCGACGAGGCAATGCTCTCGCAGTGCCAGGTCGTCGTAGCAGCGACAGGTGATGACAAGGTCAACCTCGTGGTGAGCCTGCTGGCCAAGACTGAATACGGTGTGCCTCGCGTGGTCGCCCGCGTCAATCACCCAAAGAACGAATGGATGTTCGATCAGAGTTGGGGTGTTGACGTCGCGGTGTCCACCCCGCGCATGCTCTCGGCTCTGGTGGAAGAGGCCGTCAGCATTGGTGACCTTGTTCGGTTGTTCTCATTTCGCCAAGGTGAAGCCAACCTTGTTGAGATCACCTTGTCGGTCGACTCCCCTGTTGCCGGTCAGCGCGTCGGGGACCAGCCATGGCCGCCAGACACTGCGCTTGTCGCCATTGTGCGGGGGCAACGCGTCATCAGCCCGTCTGCCGATGATCCGCTGGATCCAGGTGATGAACTGCTCTTCGTTGCCTCGCCTGACCAAGAGCCAGCTCTGCAGAAGCTTCTCGGGCACCTGTAG
- a CDS encoding DUF3159 domain-containing protein, with translation MSHEETAPSPSHETAADLRAESVLLERAIGGWRGIIDSGLPTIVFVVAYLVTNQNLGTSLAAALIAAGAIVLWRLVRHEPLQQIAAGFAGVLISAGFAKYTGRAENFYFIGMLTNLAYGMAFLVSILVSWPLIGVFLGFFTGKGTSWRKDLVQRRVLAAASWIWVGVFFGRLVVQAPLYFAGNVTALGIVKVVMGWPLFLGAAYFTYRLLAPTYRAMRASAD, from the coding sequence ATGAGTCACGAGGAAACTGCACCCTCGCCTTCGCATGAGACTGCGGCCGACCTTCGCGCCGAGTCCGTACTGCTTGAACGAGCCATCGGCGGCTGGCGCGGCATCATCGACTCAGGATTGCCGACCATCGTCTTTGTCGTTGCCTACTTGGTCACGAACCAGAATCTGGGCACCTCACTGGCGGCGGCCCTCATTGCAGCGGGAGCCATAGTCCTGTGGCGATTGGTCCGACACGAACCCCTGCAGCAGATTGCAGCCGGGTTTGCGGGGGTGCTGATCTCTGCCGGATTTGCCAAATACACCGGAAGAGCTGAGAACTTCTACTTCATCGGAATGCTGACGAACCTGGCCTACGGCATGGCCTTTCTCGTCTCCATCCTGGTGAGTTGGCCCCTGATTGGGGTCTTCCTAGGGTTCTTCACGGGCAAGGGCACGAGTTGGCGCAAGGATCTTGTTCAGCGGCGAGTCCTGGCTGCAGCCAGTTGGATCTGGGTAGGCGTGTTCTTTGGCCGACTCGTCGTGCAAGCGCCGCTGTACTTCGCGGGCAATGTCACTGCACTCGGCATTGTCAAGGTCGTGATGGGGTGGCCGCTGTTTCTTGGAGCCGCGTATTTCACCTATCGACTGTTGGCTCCCACGTATCGAGCGATGCGGGCAAGCGCCGACTGA
- a CDS encoding DNA-binding protein, giving the protein MTSKGPWAKFLRSREESEAADLLEQLKGEPEACSAIGACNAGELVSLAGTVRYVTILPKDKAPSFEIELYDGSGATKIIWMGRRTIPGIVAGRRMTITGRMTNIDGSKTIYNPRYQLKPSQ; this is encoded by the coding sequence ATGACCAGTAAAGGTCCGTGGGCAAAGTTTCTGCGCTCTCGAGAAGAGTCCGAAGCCGCTGATCTGCTCGAGCAGCTCAAAGGCGAACCTGAAGCCTGCAGCGCCATCGGCGCCTGCAATGCCGGGGAGCTTGTCAGCTTGGCTGGCACAGTCAGATACGTCACCATCCTTCCCAAGGACAAGGCCCCCTCATTCGAGATTGAGCTCTATGACGGCTCAGGTGCGACCAAGATCATCTGGATGGGACGCCGAACAATCCCGGGGATTGTGGCCGGGCGACGCATGACGATCACAGGACGCATGACCAATATCGATGGCAGTAAGACTATCTACAACCCGCGATACCAGTTGAAGCCATCGCAGTAA
- a CDS encoding DUF3710 domain-containing protein — MTDEFRADGPWDESEVEWDGTERLDLGSLLITSTAGVDVQVQVDDATGAVALVTLATSDAGVQIQVFAAPKSGGLWEETRKQIASSINAANGLVEEADGPFGMELRAQVPAEQGLQPARFVGIEGPRWFIRAVFLGSASRPGASAEVLESALRGLVVVRGNEAMPVGNPLPLQLPEVDDGDATEEDSPVLLPPERGLEITEIR; from the coding sequence GTGACAGACGAATTTCGCGCGGACGGACCCTGGGACGAATCAGAAGTCGAGTGGGACGGCACCGAGCGACTCGATCTGGGAAGCCTGCTGATCACATCGACTGCGGGCGTGGACGTCCAGGTGCAGGTGGACGATGCCACCGGGGCAGTTGCGCTGGTGACTCTTGCTACTTCAGACGCCGGAGTGCAGATCCAGGTGTTCGCAGCCCCCAAATCGGGCGGACTGTGGGAAGAGACCCGCAAGCAGATCGCATCGTCCATCAATGCAGCCAATGGACTCGTCGAGGAGGCAGATGGCCCCTTCGGCATGGAACTGCGGGCTCAAGTGCCTGCCGAGCAAGGCCTCCAGCCAGCGCGTTTTGTGGGAATCGAGGGACCTCGCTGGTTCATTCGGGCAGTGTTTCTGGGTTCGGCATCTCGGCCGGGGGCATCAGCGGAGGTGCTTGAGTCTGCCTTACGTGGGCTGGTAGTCGTGCGTGGAAATGAGGCGATGCCGGTAGGCAATCCTCTTCCTCTGCAGCTTCCCGAGGTAGATGATGGAGATGCGACTGAGGAGGATTCGCCAGTCCTGCTGCCGCCCGAACGCGGACTAGAGATAACGGAGATTCGCTGA
- the dut gene encoding dUTP diphosphatase, protein MDVEVLITRLDSELPIPSYEHPGDAGLDLRARVDVTLPPGQRALVPTGISIALPAGYAAFVHPRSGLALKRGLGMVNAPGVIDAGYRGEIGVILINLDPRETISLKRGDRIAQLVIQLVARVALVEVAQLPGSHRGEGGFGSTGVQATTVDA, encoded by the coding sequence ATGGATGTTGAGGTGCTCATCACCCGACTGGACTCTGAGCTGCCGATTCCGAGCTACGAGCATCCCGGCGATGCGGGGCTGGATCTGCGAGCGCGAGTCGACGTGACTCTTCCCCCTGGGCAACGCGCTCTTGTGCCCACGGGAATCTCCATCGCCTTGCCTGCGGGGTACGCCGCCTTCGTTCATCCGCGCAGTGGACTGGCTTTGAAGCGTGGCTTGGGCATGGTCAATGCACCTGGCGTGATCGATGCCGGCTATCGAGGTGAGATCGGTGTCATTCTCATCAATCTGGATCCGCGCGAAACGATCTCCTTGAAGCGAGGCGATCGCATCGCCCAACTTGTCATTCAGCTGGTGGCCCGGGTTGCACTTGTCGAGGTGGCGCAATTGCCGGGCAGCCACCGTGGGGAGGGTGGCTTCGGCTCTACGGGTGTGCAGGCCACTACGGTGGACGCGTGA
- a CDS encoding DUF3093 domain-containing protein: MNSSYRERLLPKWWVFVFIASLIAMLSIAYGSAISALVGWIMFIALSVLVGVGIFTSSPVIEVSDVLAVDHARLPMACVGEVAVLDSMQTREVRNRRTEALNFVLVKTWAASESVLIKVTDPDDPHPAWLISTRHPGELTAAINARATSAG, from the coding sequence GTGAATTCGTCCTATCGCGAGCGACTCCTGCCAAAGTGGTGGGTCTTCGTCTTCATCGCATCATTGATTGCGATGCTGAGCATCGCCTACGGCTCAGCAATCAGCGCGCTCGTGGGATGGATCATGTTCATCGCACTCTCGGTTCTCGTTGGCGTGGGGATCTTCACCAGCTCGCCCGTTATTGAAGTCAGCGACGTCCTTGCGGTGGATCACGCGCGGCTTCCCATGGCTTGTGTAGGCGAAGTCGCTGTGTTGGACTCGATGCAAACGCGTGAAGTTCGCAATCGTCGCACCGAAGCACTCAATTTTGTGCTGGTGAAGACCTGGGCTGCTTCTGAATCAGTCCTTATCAAAGTGACAGACCCAGACGATCCGCACCCAGCGTGGCTGATCAGCACTCGCCACCCTGGCGAGTTGACTGCTGCGATCAATGCCAGAGCCACATCCGCTGGATAG
- a CDS encoding DUF4235 domain-containing protein produces MSRQQSDELEVQPNPVMHLIAPITAIAATMVMRKVLTSAYARRTGNDAPDPRDPDVPLGRALVWAVGIAASAAAVELVVFRLMNRGGSSS; encoded by the coding sequence ATGAGTAGGCAGCAGAGCGACGAACTGGAAGTTCAACCGAATCCAGTCATGCACTTGATCGCACCGATCACCGCAATTGCCGCAACGATGGTCATGCGCAAAGTACTCACGTCTGCGTACGCTCGCAGAACCGGCAATGACGCTCCCGATCCACGAGATCCTGACGTGCCCCTGGGCCGTGCCCTGGTATGGGCCGTGGGTATCGCCGCATCTGCAGCTGCCGTAGAGCTCGTGGTCTTTCGCCTGATGAACCGCGGCGGCAGTTCAAGCTAA
- a CDS encoding DUF4193 domain-containing protein yields the protein MATDYDAPRKTDEELAEESLEDLKAQRAEKNSGAIDIDEAEAAENLELPGADLSDESLTIRVLPRQADEFTCSKCFLVHHRSQLAHEGKDGPVCSDCS from the coding sequence ATGGCTACCGACTATGACGCACCGCGCAAGACCGATGAAGAACTGGCCGAGGAATCCCTAGAGGACCTGAAAGCGCAACGTGCTGAGAAGAATTCGGGCGCTATCGACATTGACGAAGCTGAAGCCGCTGAGAATCTGGAACTCCCTGGCGCCGATCTTTCTGATGAGAGTCTGACGATCCGGGTACTTCCACGCCAGGCCGACGAGTTCACCTGCTCGAAGTGCTTTCTGGTGCACCACCGCAGCCAACTTGCGCATGAGGGCAAGGACGGCCCAGTCTGCAGCGACTGTTCTTAG
- a CDS encoding gamma carbonic anhydrase family protein: MLIVLRASLLSMPIYALGELTPEIDPTAFIHPDAVIIGNVHIGPESSVWPGAVLRADYGSITIGAQTSIQDGTVIHCTLEEPTTIGDRCTIGHNVHIEGALIHDDCLIGSGSIVLNGSVIGPRALIGAGALVPMRKVVPAQARAVGVPCVIKEDAVDGVPNEDGTQGYVANGKRYLAELRRLS, encoded by the coding sequence ATGCTGATTGTGCTGCGCGCTAGCCTGCTGAGCATGCCGATCTACGCACTTGGTGAACTCACCCCTGAAATTGATCCAACCGCCTTCATCCATCCAGATGCCGTGATCATCGGCAATGTCCACATAGGCCCGGAGTCAAGTGTGTGGCCCGGTGCAGTGCTTCGCGCTGACTACGGATCCATCACCATCGGCGCGCAGACCTCGATCCAAGATGGCACGGTCATTCACTGCACGCTGGAGGAGCCCACCACCATCGGTGATCGATGCACCATTGGGCACAACGTGCACATCGAAGGCGCCCTTATTCACGATGACTGCCTCATCGGATCTGGCTCGATCGTGCTCAACGGATCAGTGATCGGCCCTCGGGCGCTCATCGGCGCGGGTGCCCTGGTGCCGATGCGCAAGGTTGTGCCGGCGCAGGCCCGGGCCGTTGGTGTGCCATGCGTCATCAAAGAAGATGCCGTGGACGGAGTGCCAAATGAAGATGGCACCCAAGGCTACGTGGCAAATGGAAAGCGCTATCTGGCCGAACTGCGCCGCCTGAGCTAG
- a CDS encoding inositol monophosphatase family protein, translating to MNLLAVLLRKHPLLPVAWQAATEAALFLRDERPDGLLVDSKSTAVDAVTEMDRGAEQMLVERLLGARPDDGFLGEEGGERIGSSGVRWVVDPLDGTVNYLYRIPMWSVSVAAEINNASVIGIVVAPEFDEAFIGIAGAGAWLVHHALTDPDLVEQLHVADCSDLGMAMVATGFGYSAQRRQEQAAVMLALAGQVRDFRRMGGAAIDFCWLARGRFDGYYERGLSRWDVAAGSLIASEAGASVSGLWGDSVYEETMVTAVPAIAESFRAALRKAHG from the coding sequence ATGAACCTGCTCGCCGTACTCCTTCGCAAGCACCCCTTGCTGCCGGTGGCCTGGCAGGCAGCCACCGAGGCCGCGCTGTTCCTGCGAGATGAGCGGCCAGATGGGCTCTTGGTCGACAGCAAATCGACTGCCGTTGATGCGGTGACTGAGATGGATCGTGGTGCTGAGCAAATGCTGGTGGAACGCCTGCTTGGCGCGCGACCTGACGACGGGTTTCTGGGCGAAGAGGGTGGTGAACGCATCGGAAGCTCAGGTGTGCGCTGGGTAGTGGATCCATTGGATGGAACGGTGAACTACCTGTACCGGATCCCCATGTGGTCAGTTTCGGTGGCAGCGGAGATCAACAACGCGTCGGTCATCGGCATCGTTGTGGCACCTGAATTCGACGAGGCCTTCATCGGCATAGCTGGCGCAGGAGCCTGGCTGGTTCATCACGCGCTCACGGATCCGGATTTGGTTGAGCAGTTGCATGTTGCTGATTGCAGTGACCTGGGGATGGCCATGGTGGCAACTGGATTTGGCTACTCAGCGCAGCGCCGGCAGGAGCAAGCTGCAGTGATGCTCGCTCTGGCCGGTCAAGTGCGCGACTTTCGGCGCATGGGCGGCGCCGCAATCGACTTCTGCTGGCTGGCCAGGGGCCGATTTGATGGCTACTACGAACGCGGACTTTCACGCTGGGATGTTGCGGCCGGCTCGCTCATCGCCAGCGAGGCAGGGGCATCGGTGTCCGGGCTATGGGGCGACAGTGTCTACGAGGAGACGATGGTGACGGCAGTTCCGGCGATTGCGGAATCCTTCCGGGCGGCGCTTCGCAAAGCACACGGCTAG